Proteins encoded in a region of the Candidatus Nitrosomarinus catalina genome:
- a CDS encoding precorrin-2 dehydrogenase/sirohydrochlorin ferrochelatase family protein, producing MIINLNLEGKKIIVVGGGNEAEKRIKSILNEKCEILVISDSINKQIKNWVKIKKIKLKKQKIENLKCITELKPDLIITTTNDRKINQKIITYAKKRKTIVYSSDNPDDSDFSNASIIDFEKTIQIAIFTGGKSPAMSKKIKSKSEKALKKVILKEDIDQIKIQKISRKLAKEIIPTQFERKQCLNNIMNDKHIDQLIKDGQVKKAEKRAIEIIKKWK from the coding sequence ATGATAATTAATCTAAATCTAGAAGGTAAAAAAATCATTGTCGTAGGTGGAGGAAACGAAGCAGAAAAAAGAATTAAATCAATATTAAATGAAAAATGTGAAATTTTAGTAATTAGTGATTCCATAAACAAACAAATTAAAAATTGGGTTAAAATAAAAAAAATTAAATTAAAAAAACAGAAAATTGAAAATTTAAAATGTATTACAGAATTGAAACCAGATTTAATAATTACAACCACAAATGATAGAAAAATTAATCAAAAGATAATCACGTATGCAAAAAAGAGAAAAACCATCGTATATAGTTCAGATAATCCAGATGACAGTGATTTTTCAAATGCATCAATAATAGATTTTGAAAAAACAATACAAATTGCAATTTTTACTGGCGGTAAAAGTCCAGCAATGTCCAAAAAGATTAAATCAAAATCTGAAAAAGCACTAAAAAAAGTAATTTTGAAAGAAGATATTGATCAAATTAAGATTCAGAAAATATCACGAAAACTTGCTAAAGAGATCATTCCCACTCAATTCGAACGAAAACAGTGCTTGAACAACATCATGAATGACAAGCATATTGATCAGTTAATAAAAGACGGTCAGGTAAAAAAGGCAGAAAAGCGAGCAATAGAGATAATTAAAAAATGGAAATGA
- the hemA gene encoding glutamyl-tRNA reductase, producing MNQNIINARVTFRNSPIHILEKFTIKDIDNAYQQFKKHSELDECVIIQTCNRIELFGKSKTDNTDKIKKTWASIAGLDEETFEENIEFVENHDALHHLLKLTSGLDSMVLGEEQILGQIKNSITSARESKASGQHLNTLFDKAIRMGTRIRNSSGIGKGGISVGSMAVKLAEENIDELKTKEILLIGTGEVSTLVAKSLQRRGYAFKVTSRTIGRSETFCETMGGNPIKFEEILSGFEKYDIIFVATTAPYFLVTQDRITDAMKNKNNGMMILDLSNPRTVDEKVATIKGVKLMNLDQIAEMVEKNMNARLNKVKTVENIIREEISVLEASMKRLDAEPLVTDVFKSIENLREKELQKALQMLDEKDEKKVKIIEELTKAVVESIVSTPMNNIRKASEQGQPDVLELATRLFDYKKQNQAD from the coding sequence ATGAATCAAAATATCATCAATGCACGTGTAACATTTCGTAATTCACCAATTCATATTTTAGAAAAATTTACAATAAAAGACATAGATAACGCATATCAACAGTTCAAGAAACATTCAGAATTGGATGAATGTGTAATTATTCAAACGTGTAACAGAATTGAATTATTTGGTAAATCAAAAACGGATAATACAGATAAAATCAAAAAAACATGGGCAAGTATTGCAGGATTAGACGAAGAAACATTTGAAGAAAATATAGAATTTGTAGAGAACCACGATGCTCTTCATCATCTGTTAAAACTAACATCAGGCTTAGATTCAATGGTATTAGGGGAAGAGCAAATTTTAGGCCAAATAAAAAATTCAATTACATCTGCAAGAGAATCAAAAGCATCAGGTCAACATCTAAACACATTATTTGACAAAGCAATCAGAATGGGAACAAGGATTAGAAACTCTAGTGGAATTGGAAAAGGCGGAATATCAGTCGGTTCAATGGCAGTAAAACTTGCAGAAGAAAACATTGACGAATTAAAAACAAAAGAGATCTTATTAATTGGAACAGGGGAAGTTTCCACTCTTGTTGCAAAATCATTACAAAGAAGAGGGTATGCGTTTAAAGTTACAAGTAGAACAATAGGTAGGTCAGAGACATTTTGTGAAACTATGGGGGGCAATCCAATTAAATTTGAAGAGATACTTTCAGGATTTGAAAAATATGACATAATATTTGTGGCAACAACTGCACCATATTTTCTTGTCACTCAAGATAGAATTACAGACGCAATGAAAAATAAAAACAATGGAATGATGATATTAGATTTATCAAATCCAAGAACAGTCGATGAAAAAGTAGCTACCATCAAAGGAGTCAAATTAATGAATTTAGATCAAATTGCAGAAATGGTTGAAAAGAACATGAATGCCAGATTAAACAAGGTGAAAACCGTTGAAAATATAATTAGAGAAGAAATCTCAGTATTAGAGGCTTCAATGAAAAGACTAGATGCAGAACCACTTGTAACAGATGTATTCAAAAGCATAGAGAATCTCAGAGAAAAAGAATTACAAAAAGCATTACAAATGTTAGATGAAAAAGATGAAAAGAAAGTCAAAATTATCGAGGAATTAACAAAAGCAGTGGTAGAAAGCATAGTATCAACTCCAATGAACAATATCAGAAAAGCATCAGAACAAGGCCAGCCAGACGTATTAGAATTAGCAACTAGACTTTTCGACTATAAAAAACAAAATCAGGCTGACTAG
- the hemB gene encoding porphobilinogen synthase encodes MSFPTKRLRRLRISEKMRELVQETTLTPKDFICPVFVQEDLKTRIKVESMSEIERLPLEEVNQEVKEIIDLGIPAIMLFGIPTQKDEAGSSAFDDEGIVQKAITQIRKEFGDKIVIMADVCLCQFTSTGHCGIIQGDKIDNDTSLDTLAKIAVSQAKAGVDTVSPSAMMDGQVAAIRKALDEKGFTDVSIMSHSAKHRSNFYSPFRDAAECAPKFGDRKTYQVPFTNAREAMMEVETDIDEGVDMVMIKPALSYLDLIAETRRKYNVPVSAYSVSGEYALVKAASQLGYVNEKDITLEILHSIKRAGADMIVTYFAKSASRFLQES; translated from the coding sequence ATGTCATTTCCAACTAAACGTCTTAGAAGATTAAGAATTTCAGAAAAAATGAGAGAGCTAGTTCAAGAAACAACATTAACTCCAAAAGATTTCATTTGCCCAGTATTTGTTCAAGAAGATCTTAAAACTAGAATCAAAGTAGAATCAATGTCAGAAATTGAGAGATTACCATTAGAAGAAGTAAATCAAGAAGTTAAAGAAATTATAGATTTAGGAATTCCAGCAATAATGTTATTTGGAATCCCCACACAAAAAGATGAAGCAGGTAGTTCAGCTTTTGACGATGAAGGAATTGTTCAAAAAGCAATTACGCAAATTAGAAAAGAATTTGGAGATAAAATAGTAATTATGGCAGATGTTTGTTTGTGTCAATTTACATCCACAGGTCATTGTGGAATTATTCAAGGAGATAAAATAGATAACGATACCAGTTTAGATACACTTGCAAAAATTGCTGTTAGTCAAGCTAAAGCAGGAGTAGATACAGTTTCACCATCAGCAATGATGGACGGTCAAGTTGCTGCAATCAGAAAAGCATTAGATGAAAAAGGATTTACAGATGTGTCCATAATGTCACATTCAGCAAAACATCGTTCAAACTTTTATTCACCTTTTAGAGATGCTGCAGAATGTGCACCAAAATTTGGAGATAGAAAAACATACCAAGTTCCTTTTACAAATGCAAGAGAAGCAATGATGGAGGTAGAAACAGACATTGATGAAGGAGTAGACATGGTGATGATTAAACCAGCATTATCATATTTGGATTTAATTGCAGAAACTAGACGAAAGTACAATGTACCAGTATCAGCTTACAGTGTATCAGGAGAATATGCATTGGTTAAAGCAGCATCACAATTAGGATATGTGAATGAAAAAGACATCACATTAGAAATCCTTCATTCCATTAAAAGAGCAGGAGCAGACATGATAGTCACATATTTTGCAAAATCAGCCTCAAGATTTCTTCAAGAATCATGA
- a CDS encoding HD domain-containing protein, whose protein sequence is MNELDSIKKEVIKIMDNDPAHDFEHVMRVYHNAEKITKKEKANQKLVLIAALLHDIVSYPKSSKRSKFSSVESAKKSKSILKKYNFSNEEITIICDAIEDHSFSQNRIPRTIEGKILQDADRLDALGAIGIARVFATSGSLNRPFYKIDDPFCNGRKPDDNHWAIDHFFNKLLKLHSLMNTKSGKMEAKKRTKVLKLFLKQFKTEI, encoded by the coding sequence ATGAATGAATTAGATTCTATAAAAAAAGAAGTAATAAAAATAATGGATAATGATCCTGCACACGATTTTGAACACGTAATGAGAGTTTATCATAATGCAGAAAAAATTACAAAAAAAGAAAAGGCAAATCAAAAATTAGTTCTTATTGCAGCACTACTACATGATATAGTTTCATACCCCAAATCAAGTAAACGATCTAAATTCTCTTCTGTTGAAAGTGCAAAAAAATCTAAATCTATTTTAAAAAAATATAATTTTTCAAATGAGGAAATTACTATAATTTGTGATGCCATTGAAGATCATAGTTTTTCTCAAAATAGAATTCCTAGAACTATTGAGGGAAAAATATTACAAGATGCTGATAGACTTGATGCCTTAGGTGCAATAGGCATTGCAAGAGTTTTTGCTACCAGCGGTTCATTGAATAGACCTTTTTACAAAATTGATGATCCATTTTGTAATGGACGAAAGCCTGATGATAATCATTGGGCCATTGATCATTTTTTTAATAAATTATTAAAATTGCATTCTTTAATGAATACCAAATCTGGTAAAATGGAAGCTAAAAAAAGAACTAAGGTCTTGAAACTATTTTTAAAACAATTTAAAACTGAAATTTAG